The window TTTTTATCTAATTTTGTTTTTTTCATTTTTATATACCCTTTCTTTTGTATAATCCGTCTTCTTCTATTGTTATTTTTTTATTTTTAAATAATCTGCCCACAGCCTTTTTAAAACTTCCCTTGCTCATGGCAAATATTGCTTTTATTTCTTCTGGAGAACTTTTATCGATAAATTCACAGTAGCCATTATTATTTTCGATATAGTCTAGTATGGCTTGGCTGTCTGCGTCAATTCTTTCATAGGCTCGTGGTAGAAATGACCCGTTTAATTCGCCATTATCTTTAACTCCAATAATTCTTACAGAAACAAGTTGACCCAAGCGTGGCTCTGTTTTTCTTTCCGATTCGTGAACAAAAATTTTGTAGCCGTATTTTGATAAAAGAAATGTTCCTACCTTCATTAAACGGTAAGGATATGCCTCAATTTCTTTGTTAAATAATTCTTTGGGAGCTTTTGTATATAAACTTTCTACTATCGTTTCTGTTGCTAAACGTGCAAAAAGTTGACCGCTGTAATCTCGACGTAAAGTTATAAATAATTCATCACTTTCTTTTGGCCAAACAGATTTTAATTTTGGTAAATCTTCTGCCAGTAATTGTATCTCTCTTGAAAATCCTATATCCAAACCTACATAATCA of the Gemella sp. zg-570 genome contains:
- a CDS encoding S1 RNA-binding domain-containing protein produces the protein MEKENKFITGEIHFLELVEKKSSSLVFKTEDGREVNCNESDLESLDGYEVGEEYSMFIYPSRSGKLFGTPNIPDVIYGEYGFSKVVKVADDYVGLDIGFSREIQLLAEDLPKLKSVWPKESDELFITLRRDYSGQLFARLATETIVESLYTKAPKELFNKEIEAYPYRLMKVGTFLLSKYGYKIFVHESERKTEPRLGQLVSVRIIGVKDNGELNGSFLPRAYERIDADSQAILDYIENNNGYCEFIDKSSPEEIKAIFAMSKGSFKKAVGRLFKNKKITIEEDGLYKRKGI